TTGCCAGGTCGCGCCGTAAAAATTCGTACCGTTAAAGTAAAAACACAGCCTGGAGTTTCTCTGAGACCTGTGCAGCGAATTTTTCCACTAGAATTAAACATTAATGGAATAGATTCTCTCACAAATAGTGagaataaaagtattcaaaataaaactatatgtAAGGGCGATTTTTCTCACACTTCCTCCACCCCTGCAGCTACCGAATGTAAATTTACACGATCTGCCAGATGTATTAAAGCTCCCAATAAGCTTGATTTATTGAACAAAACTATGTATGTTTTTGAGTTGCAGTAATCACTCAAAAAGTAGGGAGGATGTGAAGAAGACCGTCAACGTTTAAAAGCAAACTGAAGTGAACGGACTGTTCACGAGCCTGCGTGCTCTTGTTccatcaatataaaatatgtttcgtaACTGATTGTATATAAGCATTACACATAGCCGTGTTTTGAGtgtgaattcataaaaatatgttgcgtctaaatcaaataaatattttaaaacgcaaGTGACTGTCTTTGCTGAtagattttatcatatttttgagtAGTTCACTGAATTAATCGGGTAGATTTAAAGTGCCTGATATATCGAAACGCTTCTGAAACGAAAGCAGATGTAACAATTATCATTGTTGATATCACACGCCGCGTGCCTCTCTGAATATTCCTGTTCTTAAATAAGTTGCAAGCTTCGTCGTTTCTCCTGAGATTCTAtggatgcaaaattttataagtggGAAGTCATGgtattaatatattagaaaatttggaaataagaaTACTGTTACTTATTAAAAGGTAAACTTACTTATCtatgatttaatgaattttcttatgtatttttttctttcaggaattAAAAACCAGCTATATGCAcgtgaaagaaaattattctcaTTACAAAAGTGATAACGTTTTCGATGCAATAAATGAATTCTGCCATCTTGATGATACCAAAAGGGTCAGTTTTCCTTTCACTTAaccacttaaaaatatttttttactaaatatggattttgatataatttcataatatatttatatagtatgATGATGCTTAACTTAATAAGTATTATTTGTTTCTTGGAATATGCTTTTTAAAGAGAATGTGTCTGGTGATTCATGTAAGTTAATGctctaataaaagatttttttttcttaaatttacttatataaagagtaaaatatactaaactttcttttttattatattttactcttatttattaattattatttctattttaaagttttaaagctGAAAGTGTATGATGAAAGCTGTAAACTTGTAAATCGAACTGGAAAAATTTATAGTGCCTAAGTTACATTTGCTTTATTCCCACTAATCGCATAATGTAAAAAGTATTCTAATAAATTCGGGAGCAAAAGTGAAGTAACATTGTCTTTTATGAGCTGATTACCTTGAGACAAATTTAACATAGGTGTTGAATTGAATTTGTATAATGATCATAACTCTAAACTTTACAAGTATTTAGaagttgctttatatttttttaaatatatttaaaagaatacagcAAAATCATTTATCGCTGTTtatattaaatagcaaaataaatatatttctgaggCACTGTAATATTCAAAATggtttaactttaattatttttacctaatatgaattttttagaattagatGAGAGTATTGAATACGGATGTGTGTGTTTAACATAAGGAGGAAAAAATAAACAGGAAACTCATTGATCTAGATGAATggcattttgtatattttcctaATACCGAAACTATAAACGTGTATTGAAGTATTTATTCAATCCCTACCTGAGagctaattcaaaattcatttgatttgatttacAATTTATAACTTAACTAGCTGGCATGTTTCCATTGTCCCATTCGAATTTCagaagatttacattttttttctatatttgattaCAATACATTACTAGTCTCCCCAGAAAGCATATTAAGTGAACTTATTTTTCTGAAGTTTGTCATAGGGAagatgaatttgtttttaatggaaattaacaTACtctacatataatataatatataatgctcTGTGAAATcaaaaatctgatataaatcATTTCCTGAAAGAAGTGTCGAGAAATAGACGTGAGAAAAATCAAACGTATCAAAGAATTTAATCTGTTAATAGTGAAATCAGTTTTACGGAATTTGAAATCAGCTGACGCAGTTATCATATcagaactttattattatttttaataactttgttatttttagtcattaactagtttaaactggtttcaacaatcacgtgactatcagattaagcaacatcgatatttagaaaaacgatgccCCCCCCCCACATCTCAAAAtcagtcgagctccaaaactttttctcgagtccagaatgtgtgtgtgtgtgtgtttcaaaaattcagtttatacCACTTTGAAATGATCACGTGACTGCTGTATTGTGCAATCCTGAATTTTTTGAAACGcggttttttttccccatctgaAAATCTTTCGACctctaaaatttttttgccacctagaaaagttgaaaatgaaactttaaaaaaaacttatatatatatatatatatatatatatacgcctTTCGATACCTCACCTCGCTGTTTCGTGTTCATTTCCGCTTTCTTTTGGGCTTCTTATAACGATAACTTCTTATGATCTTAGTCTTTATTGGCCAAATAGGGCAGGGCCAAATTGTAAATCTTTGTTGGCAATAAGTCCCTAAATGTGATaaccttctttattattttctaataaccttagaAAAATTGAcgccttaaaaaatataaatcaacaatTTTCTGCACTTGCATTTGCATTTTGTatcttcaaaaacctcaaacccaAACAACATCATGTCCtcacataataaaaattgttaaacatatttaaagaatCCAGTCAACATTTTGGCTGCATAACGTATTATCCAGCTTACCTTAATCAGTTATTAAAGGCACTTTTTGTAGAAATACAGAATAAGGAGgaactaatttttatatcttaggTATTGCCAGGTTCCATTGTCCTGTgtgtattcaaatttaattcctatttcttaaaaaatgcttttcctACGATTAATAATAGTGTGAATAAGAAAAAATGGTGCttcttataattttgaagaataatcaaGGGATTAAAAGATGCTAAAAATTTATCTGTGGAGAGTTAGttataaactgcaaaaaatttaGTCATGaccaatttgaaaattcaatattagaAGTCACAAATTCATGAGTTAAGTTTGTCAGTAAGCGTTCTACTTTATAAATacgttattcaaaattatttatttaggagAAACGACTTGTCACTAAATCTCAGACTCTTTAGACTTTTTTTAACAGTTTACAAAACATTAGTTAAATagctctaaatatttaaaaatgattgaaattaaacatttttttacatttttttaaaaaaaaaataattataagattgattgcagtaaatttcatttttttagccaATACTTTTAcacctatatttaaataacaaaccactttttgacttttcttttatttctgatttacaGCAAAAAGCCTATCAAAAATCAGCACAGGGTATGATTGACATTCTGaaggtaagaaataaaaaaaatactgctatactttaaagattataatgctattaaaagCTTCAACATATGAGAGGCAAActattacttttaacttttttgcGCAGGATGATATgcattgcattttatttccaattaggctttaaatttataattttattagttagaTAATGATAATCTTTAGgtatttttagagataaaaactgtctatttaaaattatttgttttaaaaggatctaatttattaatttaataacatttaaaggaattgaaaatgttaatgaatttggGACATTTCCCATTTCTtcaacagatatttaaaatttgaaatgaaaaaaataagaaagattttcttcaaatgtGATTGAATACGTACTTCTTTAAGAACtataatttgttacattaaacatattaaaggctttgaattgtatattattttttagatgaaacCTATACATTCCCTCATtgtaagaaatgagaaaaattccaatacattttcaaataccattCCTTCCAAAACATTATCctacttttacaaatttatatcacTAGTATTGTTCTGACCTGTCACTTGTGCTGCCCTCTTGTGgcaaaacacttcagtgtatcgtgagcGAGTGTGTTTGCGGCAGCAAGAGCGTGCTGTCAAGCaatgaccagaataaaaggaaaaagagtccaaaattattcttgtgtggttattttttaataatgtgagagcaatcgacataaatttagtgcgtgTGTGTTCAAGTATTttgacctttttttaaaaaaaaattaaatatggttaTTACAATTAAgagctaaaaaaatgtttatttgttacattttaaatcaaCATACAAAAGAATCCCTTAAGTAGTAAAATACTTTTGTTGTGAATGAAAGTAAATTGATACTCAAAGCAAACttcgatatttttattatcttattatttgcataaatttagaaacaaatgaaaaaaaacacgagatatatgataattttttaaaaaatatcttaacttGATTCGaattaaactatgaaaaaataaatatgagatttggaaaatatttattcaacatgTTAAATAAGTTAATCAATATGTGTCTTCATTTTTAACTCTTAATCACACAACCCTATAAGCACAAAATGCCgaacaatattgttacgatatctttTCCAACATTGGCAGGAATTCAAACCATCGAACAACATCTTGGGAATAATTTCCAATATCTTGTGCTGATAGGGAATATCCCTGGACAAAGGAAAAGAATTAATGttggagaaataaaaatcaaacaacattttattgttatcatttgcttaagaaaatgaaaattgtgataGTTTAGTTATAACgtttttatcttaaatgaaaAAGAACGAGTATGTTAATCTCACATCATatgaatagcattttaaatttcaacaaaatttaattttgctgtctctttaaggaatttaaataaaataaatggtagATAAAGTAAATGGCAATGAAAATTGCCCTGAttgtaatgaaatgttttatctaatttcgaattaaattaagaaaatttcagaaaaagtattttaatgacattgcaatttatctattaattacaaagaaaaacatattgacattttaaacttttgctattggttatttttaaatttaataaaaattcaatcaactCGACTATCAACTCGATTCACATTTTTACTCTGTTACAATGCTTGagtgtttttgtagaaatctatttataaataatgaattctttcTAGCTGTATTAAATGTGCTTTTTAAGTAAAtggtttaatgaattttatttataaaaaataatttaataaaaatttatatataaatttcattgtagGTTTGGACTTTGTGATTCAGGcaagaaaaatgttttccaaCATTTCTAGAATTATTTAAACTCCCGTTTTAGCAGTCAGAGAAATAGAAATGtcttataaattagaaaaattcattttatttttagtaattgacAAAGTAACAGTAATTAACAAAGTAATTACAAATAAGTAAGTAATTAAGTACGTAATTGACAAATTGCATTATACTGCGATACATATAatacagaattataaaaatcttaataatgaaCAGAAGCAAAACTAAACATTtcacattactttaaaaaaaaaataaactggatGCAATAgggtaacaaattttattttttttattttacagatggTCTGTAGTGATTCAGACAAGGCAAGCGAATGTTCGAGAGTTAAAGACGTATTTGTAAgatatctttctaaatttataatcttAGTAGACTATGAGAAACAGCATGTTTACACATATGatcaagtattatttttatgGATACATGTGTGCGGCAGAAGTAAATttgtttaatcaataaattaaaaaaaaacattcgctATTAACTATTAAAGGAAAAGTTAGCATTTGccgttttaattattatttatcttaattttgaatgaaatgttctaaattaaatctgtattttataatttaaacaatggTTTAACAATGCTAAATGTATAAAAGAGTATTAGAAACAATAATGATTACAGTTTAaataaatccacaattttttttttcttaaattaaaaacttcttgTAAATTCTAGATTGTATTCTCTATTTTTCTCTATGTaagaaaaccaaattaaaattattaaataaaatttttaatcttttcaccTTGAGATTATTTCAATGTATCAATACTATTTAATTGAAAACGTCGTACCTTTCCGAAACTTGTTTGTTCACAGGTTATTATGGATTAATTATTACTGTTTGAACAACGACTGAAGTTATATCTCTTTTGAAAGTGGCTTTTCATTGTAAGACGCAAAACGTCtctttaaattatctaaaaaaaggTTTATACGAGCGGAACTAAAGATAAGTGacccaataaattattaaaaagctttttccTGTCATGCTCCAAATTTGTTGTGAGATTCTAATCACGTTGAAGACAATTTTCATTATGTACTCTATGGATAGCACTTTATGAGATAACTTTGTTTATTATTAgtgaggaaatatatttttagtgaggaatatataatgtttagaaattagaaatttatttcgcGAGGACATGAAATGGGGAAAAATATACTTCAGACTTTTTtcagtcaaaaatttaattttaagatgacattTGAGGTTTTGAGCCCATAATAAGGAGGAGaaaaaggggtaaaaaatgttaatcatttatataaaaaaatggataagtaaagtcgttaaatatttaaaaatgtgcatatagtTTAAATGTGAAATGTAATATGAAGTTGAAAGAtttctttaataacttatttttgtgTTCCAGGTAGTATATTATGTTTCacagtattgtaaaatattgtgtgatattatattattcaatatttcatgatattgtgAATGTTGTTTGATACCATACAATATTTATTGTATACTGTGTGTGTGCTCCTGGGGATAGTCAATAATGGATAAAGGAATTCAAACATAAGCCTATGTTTAGTCTTTAACAATTAATCAAAGGTTGAAATTACATTTCCAAACACAGGGAACAAGAAAAACCAAAATCGGTCTGTCCCATTGAAACAAATAAGCATTTAACTGatcatattgaattaatttatgattttttttctgaaaatatttaaaagctgatCACAACAATTAGAAAGAAAGTCAATTTCAAGCTACTTGAACTTCGAAGCACCAGATAAATTAATTATGAGtgcatttaaaaagaagatttcaaataaaaataaaaataacagtttcatTTCTCTAAAGTCAAAACTGAAAttgattacatataaaattataattaaaagtactgAAAAATGTTATCTGCATTTCAAAGAAACCTGAAACGATTCCAGATCGATAGGTTAGGATGgcatctaaaatattatatacaataaagCTAGTAAAAAATACCTTAAGAGACAAGGGGTTAAATtcgcttttattatatttaattataaaaaaaaattgaacttcgGGAAATTTCGTTACAGTTCATTAGTGTCTAAATATTGTTTGTCTGTTTTTTTGAATCTGGTCTGATCTACAGGTATTCATACTGTTACCACAAACGtgcattttaaacaaatgcatgGATGCAGTGACTTAGTGGTAAGACATTGCACTCAGAGCAGGCGGGCTACAGGTCCGAAACCTCTTCTACAAATTACACTTTTCGTCCTCGAGCTTCTTGTTTGTTAAATCTGACTTCTTGgatcaaatattctttttgtgtGGCGCAAAAGATTGAAGAAGAAATGCCAGCTCTGGTGGCATCTTTGTCATGAGCCCGGCGCTCACAATTACGAGGTCAATTCTAGAACAGCTGCATctttgttttcaaaagaaaaagtttatataactaaactaaaattgcTTGGTAGCAAAAAGTAAACATATTTTCaccaatgatttaaaatataaaaaaagctttatgatTTAATATGTAGTCAATAAAAGATAAGATATgaagagtgtcccaaaattaaagcaagatttgaatttgccaccattcgtgcagtaaagcggtggcaaccctattaaaaaaaagttaggcAGTTGAAGTTTAGGTTAGTAcaaatggagtgttacacgatagacCAAAGTGATTGttgatcaatatttcaaaaataatgatagtCTGACTGTCAcagttagaaaatttgaaaatttttcccctAGATCGAATGATTTAACACCAATTAATTAAATCACATGATATAGGGACATCACACATACATAATCTTATTctatgtactttacgattcagtgaaaatattacaatttaaagaaaaagaactgttttttttatttaattcaaatcttgctttaacacgttgttctaGCGTGTAACACTCCATGTTTAATACCTCTCATCTTTCAGATATCAGAAGGGTTTTTTTGATACgcttgccaacactttactgtacgaatggtggaaaattcaaatcttgcattgattttgggacatcctttactttaatttactttcaaaaacttttaagcCCTTATAAGAGTTTAATAGCGTTTTGATCATTTTCTAATCTCAAATTTTCTGCTATTTCgttcttgatttctttaaatgtaataaatagtaaatatttttcttttttctttttccagcACTGCCTTTTCGTTAATATGAATCAACAGATTCAAGAGGGAAAATGCACAAAAGACGTCAATGCCAAAGGAATGCCATGAAATGCGTTTTATAAAAGCAACATGTTCTTATGTAAGAATTAACTTTGAATGAATTGTGGTTTCAGACGAAAAATTGGGATATATATAAacattgaagaattaaaataaaatataaagcaatttaaatttgttcatttccttatttcatatttataaaaatgaaaacaactgTTGACGTATTTATGATTTTAGCATTTCGGAAGTTTgcttaaacaacaacaacaaatatataaGAACTTTGCTCCCTAAAATGTGTTATAAATTGACAATGATTGCCAAATAGCTGAATTATtgaaagagaattaaataaatttttttattcatatagatATAACACTCATTGCAAACGATTAATACTTAGAGTTTACATGGCACAATTGTGTTACAAATGCGTGATCTATATGAAATTACGTCATGCTTTCATAATGAAGGCACGTTTTAAGAATCTGTAACAAATGGTGTATTTGGAACAATTTAGTTCTAGATTCTCTTCCCAATATTGTTTGCCGTATATGATTTTAAGATGTTTTAAAGTCTCGTTTTTATTGTCTACTAAGATAACTGAGGCCTTAATGAGTTGAACTGTCTACTAAGTGGAaacaaaattatctttgatattttttaaaattatgatcacTGTGTTGTCTCTTCAATTCCTCGAAATCCAGCGTGTGCTGGGATCAAACAACACGTAGGTATGCAATAACTGTTGAGTATATTTAGGTGATATAAATATTGTTGGATTAAGAAATGTCTATGTAAATGTTGCTTTAGGAGTCTgcctgaataatatattttaagaaattcgatATGAATTTATTACATGGCCTTTGTAGTAGCAACTCTGGTAAACTGAACAGAAAGTTTGATGTTTTCTAGAATTGTAATATCAGGTAAAATAACTTCTGAATCGACATGAGCTAAAAATTTAGAACTCTCATTACTCATAAAGATAAagttataattatgaaaatatttctgatgtgGATGGTTTaggaaaatacataaaatgattaatgaaatcaCATTTTTGTCCAACTATGGGAAGTTGGGGGGGGGATTCCTTTCCATAATGACTGTAACAAGAAAGTTGTCTATTTAAATGTACTTATCATTTGTCCTATTGCTCATGTAgaatattttcttggaaaattataattaataaattgcatcTACAATCACATTACttagaaaatgagaaaatatgctctttgttgcataaaaataggaaacaaaaagCATCTGATATTTGCATGATAATGTAGATTAAAAACAactgattattttctaaattttcctcTGGAAACACAGTTCCCTGATTACGAACTGCATGCAACGCTTTCATACTGACATGGGTGTTGAATCGTATATTAGTGCCATGCAATAGAGTTTTGAACATTTAAAAGATTCATAAAGTTTCATTAATGATATTCTGATGGCAACTTAGTCGAAAATCTTTAAGAATATTCAAAGCTTGAACAAATTTTCCTGTCTTTTTATTATGCGTGAtcgaattattcatttctttcaaaatatcacttCTAATAATTTTGTCTCAGCAGAAGAAGAAATAATTCctacatttatatcaaatttgtacatCTATTCAAAAATGCATACGTACGATTTTCTAAGATgagaaacaaaatcatttttcccACGTTTTGTTAGGTTGTCaataactatttgaaatttgtttttaataaatattgtgtttTCACAAGAgcattaataaagcaaaaataaagggGGAAAATGCTTTCTGCATGTAATTAAAATAGattgatgataaaaattaaatttatcgcaTCTCTGagaaacttaatttaataaaatttttaatttcaagccagTATAAATTTGTCGGTATAATTAAATCACTATTTTCGAACAAATAAAACTTGACAAAaagatatttactaaaataaaacataaatttaaaaaggagaatag
The window above is part of the Argiope bruennichi chromosome 7, qqArgBrue1.1, whole genome shotgun sequence genome. Proteins encoded here:
- the LOC129975252 gene encoding uncharacterized protein LOC129975252; protein product: MVGKLSIVILLFLSFVFIVQGNRNPEDLSKYYNCWINNQCLSDEEEAQKLRNCFMNLKPEELKTSYMHVKENYSHYKSDNVFDAINEFCHLDDTKRQKAYQKSAQGMIDILKMVCSDSDKASECSRVKDVFHCLFVNMNQQIQEGKCTKDVNAKGMP